Proteins encoded in a region of the Phaenicophaeus curvirostris isolate KB17595 chromosome 1, BPBGC_Pcur_1.0, whole genome shotgun sequence genome:
- the HMOX1 gene encoding heme oxygenase 1 codes for MLELGCPAQRLHYPGKGTEGGKHEQEQTTGKQRSETKSRNMEMSQKHSSESMSKDLSELMKEATKEVHEQAENTPFMKNFQKGQVSLHEFKLVTASLYFIYSALEEEIERNKNNPVYAPVYFPVELHRKAALEEDLEYFYGSNWREEIPCPEATQKYVDRLHYVGKNHPELLVAHAYTRYLGDLSGGQVLKKIAQKALQLPSTGEGLAFFTFDGVSNATKFKQLYRSRMNALEMDLATKRRVLEEAKKAFMLNIQVFEALQELVSKGQENGHPGQPKVELRTRNVNKSHEHGPAPGKESERTKKRHTNMIPSTPLVRWILALSFLATTVAVGLFAM; via the exons atgctggagctgggctgccCAGCTCAGAGGCTTCACTATCCTGGGAAAGGAACGGAAGGAGGAAAGCACGAGCAAGAACAAACAACAGGGAAGCAGAGGAGTGAAACGAAGTCGAGAAACATGGAAATGTCCCAGAAACACAGCTCTGAGAG CATGTCCAAGGACTTGTCAGAGCTCATGAAGGAAGCCACCAAGGAGGTGCATGAGCAGGCGGAGAACACGCCGTTTATGAAGAATTTCCAGAAGGGGCAGGTGTCGCTCCATGAGTTTAAG ctggTTACAGCATCCTTGTACTTCATCTACTCTGCTCTAGAAGAAGAGATTGAACGTAACAAGAACAACCCAGTTTATGCCCCTGTGTATTTTCCGGTGGAGTTACACCGGAAAGCTGCCCTGGAGGAAGACTTGGAGTACTTCTACGGCAGCAACTGGAGGGAAGAGATCCCATGTCCTGAGGCTACTCAGAAATACGTTGATAGGCTCCACTATGTAGGCAAGAACCACCCAGAGCTCCTGGTGGCCCATGCCTACACTCGATATTTGGGAGACCTGTCTGGGGGGCAAGTGCTGAAGAAAATTGCCCAAAAGGCCCTGCAGCTACCTAGCACTGGGGAAGGGCTGGCTTTCTTCACCTTCGATGGAGTCTCCAACGCCACCAAGTTCAAGCAGCTATATCGCTCCCGCATGAATGCCCTTGAGATGGATCTTGCCACTAAGAGAAGAGTCTTGGAAGAGGCCAAGAAAGCATTCATGCTAAATATACAG GTGTTTGAGGCGCTGCAGGAGTTGGTGTCTAAGGGCCAGGAGAATGGTCACCCTGGGCAGCCAAAGGTGGAGCTTCGCACAAGGAATGTTAACAAATCACATGAGCATG GTCCAGCACCTGGGAAAGAAAGTGAGAGGACAAAGAAGAGGCACACAAACATGATTCCCAGCACTCCCCTGGTGCGGTGGATCCTGGCACTCAGCTTCCTAGCCACAACAGTTGCTGTTGGCTTATTTGCCATGTGA